Proteins co-encoded in one Centropristis striata isolate RG_2023a ecotype Rhode Island chromosome 24, C.striata_1.0, whole genome shotgun sequence genomic window:
- the LOC131962581 gene encoding uncharacterized protein LOC131962581: MQSCWLLQVQRLLQQGHDEWYVERRDLYQTLLYDAHTAGSASSQGGILSYVRAAGTYTPPIAQSPLPSARLLRRAHLIMEIEKMPVYRHQILSVTGEILCIDGTRKVLKKIYGDGQGTMQYVTSVLNEWGQFLTTVVVAAESEGCYARMAKGLIARFRRANAPAPKVIYADNNCCRDSGSSFLESLFADWVQQGAVVRLDIRHWLHRWDAVVIKQSHAKYGLFMSALAGAVLAYNNTDMMLLVQAVRSGNAELYGRYSDEEMIAFLKPHQVRSYVRRITRGVVESALVIEAIIAELYNTSQNGHVFQAYLMAFAVQWNNRMASLRVAGGQGRQTSCMDARQIQRINQQAELLFGKEHVLEPNFAAPLPVPDAYEHPDEEELLGVEYAVCQSTSFTAKNFYVQKVEEEQSREEEEEESEESAETDEDEEMADEGLGMSAESEEDPIDSFCRNHAILTKAEQVEEEDSPALQDVLMTQGHLHLPGIEEVEALALLLLELVDDSDRHLVPADLRQKIITAASSLHEHDKTAARFVKKYESRWGYTLFGRCLGADTHETRAAQKTKFGWMRFPQAAQVTEDSRLLYLLIKMLKNRPPCSQLSSPSKVVASIKGQYKRIADRLRDDAILCGLAIPLPNVNAKSISTFIVREEKKANYRATVMPRVTPHKKVLSDTPLPEAPVLPTSLPPPDRPEVQYQHLHHLAGKRQGEKRRLAFEEPEPAPVNRPIPPNPANRPIQPKPAASAHIPPAVSAAAPLLLVLPAQPQAPSIKLLGPSGSQGFVPVAQPPAPTTKQLMPNKSLRPCGACQVPQCGGQRKRYTPSKDKAAGSNQKIFTYCPATRKSTTSGFEDVCYDNFEHFKSVVDIALEKRKSS; encoded by the exons ATGCAGAGTTGTTGGCTGCTGCAG GTGCagaggctgctgcagcagggCCACGACGAGTGGTACGTGGAGCGGCGTGACCTGTACCAGACTCTGCTGTACGATGCCCACACAGCTGGATCCGCTTCATCTCAGGGGGGCATCCTGTCCTATGTGAGAGCAGCTGGCACTTACACCCCTCCCATTGCCCAGTCTCCCCTTCCGTCTGCTCGTCTCCTGAGGCGTGCTCACCTGATCATGGAGATCGAAAAGATGCCCGTCTACAGACACCAGATCCTCAGTGTGACTGGAGAAATCCTGTGCATTGATGGTACAAGAAAA GTCCTCAAGAAGATATATGGTGATGGCCAGGGTACCATGCAGTACGTCACCAGTGTACTGAACGAGTGGGGCCAGTTCTTGACGACAGTGGTGGTGGCAGCTGAGTCAGAGGGGTGCTACGCGCGCATGGCGAAAGGTCTCATTGCCCGGTTTCGACGTGCCAATGCTCCTGCACCGAAAGTAATTTATGCAGACAACAACTGCTGTCG TGACAGCGGTTCCTCCTTTCTGGAGAGTCTGTTTGCTGACTGGGTACAGCAGGGTGCTGTGGTCAGACTGGACATCCGACACTGGCTACATCGCTGGGATGCTGTTGTGATCAAACAGAGCCATGCCAAGTACGGGTTGTTCATGAGTGCCTTGGCGGGTGCGGTGCTCGCCTACAACAACACGGACATGATGCTCCTGGTCCAGGCTGTCAGGAGTGGCAACGCAGAGCTGTACGGCAGGTATTCCGACGAGGAGATGATAGCCTTCCTCAAGCCTCACCAGGTCAGATCGTATGTGAGGCGCATCACCCGTGGGGTTGTG GAGTCTGCTTTGGTGATTGAGGCCATCATTGCCGAGTTATACAATACCAGTCAAAATGGTCATGTGTTTCAGGCATACCTGATGGCCTTTGCTGTGCAGTGGAACAACCGCATGGCATCACTCCGGGTTGCTGGCGGTCAGGGTCGGCAGACGTCATGCATGGACGCGCGGCAGATCCAGCGCATCAATCAGCAGGCTGAGCTTCTGTTCGGCAAGGAGCACGTCCTGGAGCCCAACTTTGCTGCTCCACTGCCCGTCCCTGATGCGTACGAGCACCCAGACGAGGAGGAGCTCCTTGGCGTGGAGTATGCCGTGTGCCAGTCTACCAGCTTCACTGCTAAAAATTTCTATGTGCAGAAAG TTGAGGAAGAGCAGTctcgtgaggaggaggaggaggagtctgaGGAGTCGGCTGAgacagatgaagatgaagagatGGCAGATGAGGGTCTTGGCATGTCTGCAGAGTCAGAGGAGGATCCTATTGACAGCTTCTGCAGGAACCATGCCATCCTCACCAAGGCAgaacaggtggaggaggaggacagcccCGCTCTGCAAGATGTGCTCATGACCCAGGGACATCTGCATCTGCCAGGAATAGAAGAAGTGGAGGCACTGGCCTTGCTGCTCCTAGAACTGGTAGACGACAGCGACCGCCACCTAGTgccagctgacctgaggcagaAGATCATCACCGCCGCCAGCTCTCTTCACGAGCACGACAAGACCGCCGCcagatttgttaaaaaatatgagTCCAGGTGGGGCTACACCCTGTTTGGCCGGTGTCTTGGGGCTGACACCCACGAGACCAGAGCAGCTCAGAAAACAAAGTTTGGCTGGATGAGGTTCCCTCAGGCGGCACAGGTGACAGAGGACAGCCGTCTGCTCTACCTCCTCATCAAGATGCTCAAAAACCGACCGCCGTGCAGTCAACTCTCCTCCCCCAGTAAAGTCGTGGCTTCTATTAAGGGGCAGTATAAAAGGATTGCAGACCGACTAAGAGACGATGCCATCCTGTGCGGCCTCGCCATTCCTCTGCCCAATGTGAATGCGAAATCCATCTCCACCTTTATTGTGAGGGAGGAGAAAAAGGCCAACTACAGAGCAACAGTAATGCCCAGAGTGACACCACACAAGAAAGTGTTGTCAGACACACCGCTTCCAGAAGCTCCTGTGCTGCCAACATCCTTGCCTCCACCAGATCGGCCTGAAGTGCAGTACCAGCACCTTCATCACCTGGCTGGGAAAAGGCAGGGTGAGAAGCGGAG GTTAGCTTTTGAAGAGCCAGAACCGGCCCCTGTGAACCGACCCATTCCGCCAAACCCCGCGAACCGGCCCATTCAGCCAAAGCCTGCTGCGTCTGCCCATATTCCACCCGCTGTGTCGGCAGCTGCACCTCTACTCCTGGTTCTTCCTGCACAGCCACAAGCTCCCTCCATCAAACTTCTGGGGCCATCAGGCAGTCAGGGCTTTGTACCTGTGGCACAGCCCCCTGCACCAACCACCAAGCAACTCATGCCCAACAAGTCCTTGCGGCCATGTGGGGCTTGCCAAGTGCCTCAGTGTGGTGGGCAGCGTAAAAGGTACACACCTTCAAAGGACAAAGCAGCTGGAAGCAACCAGAAGATATTTACCTACTGCCCGGCAACTAGGAAATCCACTACCTCTGGGTTTGAAGATGTTTGCTATGATAATTTTGAACACTTCAAAAGTGTGGTGGATATAGCcttagaaaaaaggaaaagcagtTAG